One Cryptosporidium parvum Iowa II chromosome 5, whole genome shotgun sequence DNA segment encodes these proteins:
- a CDS encoding ubiquitin domain at the C-terminus, translated as MSNICIEPELEGWKEFLDEKLTENILNTGYLCLEIPESFKLSKVTPENSSNYQYSVMYTPCDIRELALYCGEEQGKYVSQLLKLVFERLLQLVGINDIFLHNNNTKIPFQSSRECKKLKLDEENCDQSKLDPLLKLELSSNHENKSKEETEWFLCRTVSVNSHSLPLSTPINWISCEDIEHILHTVKDAFHLHDMFYLCFPLRLKHSCTHEDKDRIGINVSAQKEMVILLTEKFSEFSNHVKKSIYFNSLVGEDLENGEINVETNPKVDQVKLIESKNWNRYYPMNSLRVGLFMTLKISTVNLFKMNPGLFQTPLFINPFYNSTSCPSCYFSWLRLINSKNGDDNNSSNSSTFDDIEKVLNDEEMLILALETKVRIFLNGSSPHEEYIKVRKVIQNSTETNGELAENIPNIYAGEAIWPGITSKGAFNPKVLIGLINANSMVLGAKLVNKTHENEHENEHEYEDENNNNEMNTENQINVEARTSIIEGADQWTQGGEIAFQSKYSDIELYEKNLEDFIFEKIHDEDLNCCGSKRKEEFPNDITIGSTRLIKVCSKYTMVPYFGSRSIVKINDSQVHGCSALGISRDKKNLSKNISVNLLSQICSYLPLKDFSNFRLVCRTHCCRTIFNSYVQNLTLFESDLYLPILGQLYPLLSKAKSISVIQTFDEKFNQFEMFNSEFNGSVANLHSQYCRIPPIAIQCLAAYTPKVKKMIFTNHSNANLAKIISRASGRKPETIVVSQNFANNQSLGINFNADENQDNYGDEQISQEIIDSLENSGQTINFPDGLNGGDIAGEIGDEINGGNSSSDVNGGNLNGDIIRSNTNMINNGNNQDMNENTQFSNSNLSSNPGQNSQETELSNTDQSLLLNLQTFPESGTSISPSLIEIHIIGSIESSNSLPTSLFRIPITAPFRKLIRYFRDVAAIHEGIIDLYILRYGIKDRLIPDLSPIDYGILRGPTVLFAIGYKTLQYSQKIWISLFLVGSVHFPYLPKLRFNASMSTPFSRLAESYSRNVNISVTDVMFIYKDSEIDLNLSPYDYNVSENDTIEVILRTRINNDNVSNSIISDFNNGSNAL; from the coding sequence ATGAGTAATATATGTATTGAACCAGAACTTGAAGGATGGAAGGAATTTTTGGATGAAAAACTTACAGAAAATATACTTAATACTGGTTACTTATGTTTGGAAATCCCAGAAAGTTTCAAATTATCAAAAGTGACTCCTGAAAATAGTTCAAATTACCAATATAGCGTAATGTACACTCCTTGTGATATACGAGAACTTGCTCTTTATTGTGGAGAAGAGCAAGGTAAGTACGTCTCACAACTCTTGAAGCTAGTATTTGAAAGGCTACTTCAACTTGTTggaattaatgatatttttcttcataataataacacAAAGATACCATTTCAAAGTTCCAGAGAGTGTAAGAAGCTCAAATTGGATGAAGAAAACTGTGATCAAAGTAAATTAGATCCTCTCTtgaaattagaattatcttcaaatcatgaaaataaatctaaaGAAGAAACTGAATGGTTTCTTTGTAGAACTGTGAGTGTAAATAGCCATAGCCTTCCATTATCTACACCAATTAATTGGATTAGCTGTGAAGATATTGAACATATCCTTCATACTGTAAAAGATGCATTCCACTTACATGATATGTTTTATTTATGCTTTCCATTAAGATTGAAACACTCATGTACTCATGAAGATAAGGATagaattggaattaatgTTTCTGCTCAAAAGGAAATGGTCATTTTGTTAACAGAAAAGTTTTCTGAGTTTTCAAATCAtgttaaaaaaagtatatACTTTAATAGTTTAGTTGGTGAAGATCTTGAGAATGGAGAAATTAATGTTGAAACAAATCCCAAAGTTGATCAAGTGAAACTGattgaatcaaaaaattggaATAGATACTATCCAATGAATTCCCTTCGTGTTGGACTTTTCATgactttaaaaatttcaacagtgaatttatttaagaTGAATCCCGGACTCTTTCAAACCCCACTTTTCATTAATCCCTTTTATAACTCTACTTCTTGTCCTTCATGTTATTTTTCATGGCTAAGActtattaattccaaaaatgGTGATGAcaataattcatcaaattcCAGCACTTTTGACGATATTGAAAAGGTACtaaatgatgaagaaatgCTTATTCTTGCACTTGAAACCAAAGTTAGAATATTTCTTAATGGCTCATCCCCACATGAGGAATATATCAAAGTCAGAAAGgtaattcaaaatagtACTGAAACGAATGGAGAATTAGCTGAAAATATACCAAATATTTACGCAGGCGAAGCAATTTGGCCAGGAATCACTTCTAAAGGAGCATTTAATCCAAAAGTTTTGATTGGATTGATCAACGCTAATTCCATGGTTCTTGGAGCCAAGTTAGTTAATAAAACCCATGAAAATGAGCATGAAAATGAGCATGAAtatgaagatgaaaataacaataatgaAATGAATACTGAGAATCAGATCAATGTTGAAGCTCGAACGTCAATAATTGAGGGTGCTGATCAATGGACCCAAGGAGGAGAGATTGCATTTCAAAGTAAATACAGTgatattgaattatatgAGAAGAACTTGGAAGACTTTATTTTCGAGAAAATTCATGATGAAGATCTCAATTGTTGTGgatcaaaaagaaaagaagaatttccTAATGATATAACCATTGGTAGTACCAgattaattaaagtttGCAGTAAATATACAATGGTTCCATACTTTGGATCCAGGAGCATTGTAAAAATCAATGATTCTCAAGTACATGGCTGTTCTGCATTAGGAATTTCTCGTGATAAGAAAAATCTGAGTAAAAATATCTCTGTGAACCTTCTTTCTCAGATATGCAGCTATCTGCCTCTAAAGGACTTTTCAAATTTCAGATTAGTTTGCAGAACTCATTGCTGTCGTACAATCTTCAATTCTTATGTTCAAAATTTGACTTTATTCGAATCTGATTTGTACCTTCCAATTCTTGGTCAGCTATACCCACTTTTATCAAAAGCAAAATCCATTTCAGTTATTCAAACCTTTGATGAGAAGTTTAACCAATTTGAAATGTTTAACTCAGAATTTAATGGTAGTGTTGCTAATCTTCATTCTCAATATTGCAGAATTCCTCCAATTGCAATTCAGTGTTTGGCTGCTTATACTCCCAAAGTTAAGAAGATGATCTTTACCAACCATTCTAATGCTAATCTTGCGAAAATAATCTCAAGAGCATCAGGAAGGAAACCTGAGACTATTGTAGTTTCCCAAAACTTTGCAAACAATCAGTCTCTTGGAATTAACTTTAATGCTGATGAAAATCAAGATAATTATGGAGATGAACAAATTAGTCAAGAGATCATCGATTCTCTAGAAAACTCTGGCCAAACAATCAATTTTCCAGATGGCCTTAATGGTGGTGATATTGCTGGTGAAATTGGGGATGAAATTAATGGTGGTAATAGTAGTAGTGATGTTAATGGTGGTAATTTAAATGgtgatattattagaagTAATACCAATATGATTAATAATGGCAATAACCAAGATATGAACGAAAATACTCAATTTTCCAACTCAAATCTATCAAGTAATCCAGGTCAAAACTCGCAAGAAACTGAACTTTCAAATACTGATCAATcactattattaaacttGCAAACATTTCCAGAAAGTGGAACTTCAATATCACCAAGTCTCATAGAAATTCATATAATCGGAAGCATTGAATCTTCAAACAGTCTTCCAACAAGTCTATTCAGAATACCAATCACAGCTCCTTTCAGAAAGCTCATTAGGTATTTTAGAGATGTTGCAGCTATTCATGAAGGTATAATTGACCTATATATTCTTAGATATGGAATCAAAGATAGACTTATTCCAGATTTATCTCCAATTGACTATGGAATATTAAGAGGTCCAACAGTATTGTTTGCAATCGGCTATAAAACGCTTCAATACTCTCAAAAAATATGGatttctctttttcttgTTGGTTCTGTGCATTTTCCATATCTTCCAAAACTCAGGTTTAATGCATCTATGAGCACTCCCTTTTCTAGGTTGGCAGAAAGCTACTCAAGAAACGTTAATATTTCTGTCACAGACGTAATGTTCATATATAAAGACTCTGAAATCGATCTCAATCTTTCTCCCTACGATTACAATGTTTCCGAGAATGACACAATTGAGGTTATTCTCCGAACTAggattaataatgataatgtTAGCAATTCAATCATTTCCGACTTCAACAATGGAAGCAACGCCCTTTAA
- a CDS encoding ubiquitin C-terminal hydrolase of the cysteine proteinase fold yields MRQECGENKSQKRPYDNSSKGLDPFFDEGYKEEIHDDVSLQSLYIYNLYNPQLVLLDCNVQLNPFGCYMISENAPRSTKGIWRKNILKDWFGLEGENKSSYGFDSQGMRFLTQSGSTKHFGNIFTNQDGSGGEKVQKYVYSGIKNLGATCYMGSYLQYLFMNLDFRSTFLRINCSQIAGLRNMGGSQSSVGSLSRSGGAKSMEGESSLSSMILPNIIDSNMSNDTEKEETGEKFSPPSTPHSSFDVIIELQKIFRQMETGRISVVNPIGFVKTLGISTENQEDATEFAVLLLSLLEAKLESLSKLSNKDMSKSLNKDASKFIPDLFRGTLSYTIECVSCKNKTSIEDHFYELRLQLLINRMEEKGDSEDANSIETGKKESDSMNVQGSAEDGEEKIRQRSREKELNQKKVFSGYSMNSTLKLEHAFDNFFKQELLTDENQYMCEKCQHKTDAIKRCLIDRLPPYLHVCLQRYCYDSISRARKKVSVPVDFPHILNLKEYCSGEHKSKTESANNDPQDEQFYEYEFIGILEHQGQSAMSGHYTASLKDFQYLSDIEASNRDAPLKLAEPKLEVLEPKTLLTPNLGEEAVVKKKRGRKPNSLKKLEALPVKPQGEDSKRSKPESEAFSASPSLDLINRYRIAQLIIQQQQQQQQQQQQQQQQQQQQQQQQQQQQQQQQLQQQQFEQQRQLQQQQQLQQQQQQQQHLQQQQQQQQQQQQQQRHQQQQQQQQQQQLQQQQQLQQQQQLQQQQQQLLQLQQQQKNYMLGGTINAGIGGAGFNMGVAEHSSVEKNGSISETPIIHSVATPETPMTALNQASPISLTPLAPLGVLNPIPQFGVGLSPLNGFSGLSSPLVQHQLQLQNLYNLIYCNKQGHLQSHLIPSSGAGNGNFTNIEEVNHLVSREITNEGHKTKSIDESSDDSTLVKSSLGSTATITPSKIQESQGSSNISTTPNLGNEPNIFGSCNGSNNNAMLSQYIQYLQFIQGQQVLEANKNLILGSLLNQGNGQQNQIQNQIQNQLQLQKHQEQMRLQQHFVGRQPGNDSSLLDKGQQTQTRFPLINFQNSEEKGLKGGGAPANQNSKLKLPSQKLDSKLDSSTTEQCNHSKKRWKWVHFDDSEVQEWTPKFSLCNNSNINRMVTRTGYMLIYKRKDWAPRQPTCNTGITNACTDVDTNMGLVPGMSLGGELGVKECEKNLILKKLSVLNLRKQNVTFLKNVILRPSIDRWREEWTKRLEASKDDDNELVKNYLFGGFLAIPNDWWMCYVHGDDLEKILCHNSGEFIKFWSYENLYCKHSVVEGGKQGKHEEAEGSKFLDPFLFWEGRVKLFPPELLSALVECISKENSLLREYYSLDDGYVTNDSVKQENSKKADTFNFDSETQVECLNLSKSMCLKCVESLYGILNISLKQSRIIYEIMRTDITNESEVCLTSTRMFNSLIAKFDLKHKNPVQMFQRKQSQLNDKFGIVSQNESSTIDFDYNWRSIFTDIKRDIQRNGNTSEQMLLQLHNASDSHSFQAASIENGLYKSTNRVQDWSKDIALGSAKCPHGSYVRSKVSGKTVILIPLRLLEEFMSLEEQRSRKITSFVLFNKVKKDKEEIIASIYKKYLRYKCSNKLLPCKHCTTP; encoded by the coding sequence ATGAGACAAGAATGCGGTGAAAATAAGTCTCAAAAGAGGCCTTATGATAATAGTTCAAAGGGTTTGGATCCTTTTTTTGATGAAGGatataaagaagaaatacaTGATGATGTTTCACTTCAAAgcttatatatttataatctATATAATCCTCAACTGGTGCTTCTAGACTGTAATGTACAACTTAACCCATTTGGCTGCTATATGATAAGCGAAAATGCTCCAAGAAGTACAAAAGGAATCTGGAGGAAGAATATTCTAAAAGATTGGTTTGGACTCGAGGGAGAGAATAAGTCGTCATATGGGTTCGATTCCCAGGGGATGCGATTTTTGACACAGTCAGGCAGTACAAAACATTTCGGGAATATTTTTACAAATCAGGACGGGAGCGGGGGTGAGAAAGTTCAGAAGTATGTGTATTCTGGGATAAAGAATTTGGGCGCAACCTGTTATATGGGGTCGTATTTACAGTATTTATTTATGAATTTGGATTTCAGGTCAACTTTTTTGCGTATTAATTGTAGCCAGATTGCGGGGTTAAGGAATATGGGTGGAAGTCAAAGCTCTGTTGGTTCTCTTTCTAGATCTGGAGGGGCTAAGTCGATGGAGGGAGAAAGTTCTCTGAGTTCTATGATATTACCAAATATTATAGATTCAAATATGAGCAATGACACAGAAAAGGAAGAGACAGGTGAGAAATTTTCACCACCTTCTACTCCTCATTCTTCGTTTGATGTGATAATAGAacttcaaaaaatatttaggCAAATGGAAACTGGCCGTATTTCTGTGGTCAATCCGATAGGCTTTGTAAAGACACTGGGGATAAGTACGGAGAATCAGGAGGATGCTACTGAATTTGCAGTTCTGTTGCTTAGCTTATTGGAGGCAAAACTCGAATCACTTTCGAAGTTATCCAATAAGGATATGAGTAAATCTTTGAACAAAGATGCGAGCAAATTCATTCCGGACCTCTTTAGAGGCACTTTAAGTTATACAATAGAGTGTGTTTCCTGCAAGAATAAGACATCAATAGAGGATCATTTCTATGAACTCAGACTTCAGcttttaattaatagaatGGAGGAGAAGGGCGATTCTGAGGATGCTAATAGTATTGAAACTGGGAAAAAGGAAAGCGATTCTATGAACGTACAAGGATCGGCAGAAGATGGAGAAGAAAAGATAAGACAGAGATCAAGGGAGAAGGAATTAAATCAGAAGAAAGTTTTTTCTGGATATTCTATGAACAGTACTTTAAAGTTGGAACATGCTTTTGATAACTTTTTTAAACAGGAGTTACTGACAGATGAGAATCAGTATATGTGCGAAAAGTGCCAGCATAAAACGGATGCTATAAAAAGATGCTTAATTGACAGACTTCCTCCTTATCTACATGTTTGTCTTCAAAGATATTGCTATGATTCTATCTCTAGAGCTAGAAAGAAGGTTTCTGTTCCTGTTGATTTCCCTCACATTTTGAATCTTAAAGAGTACTGCAGTGGAGAACACAAGTCAAAAACTGAAAGCGCAAACAATGATCCTCAAGATGAACAATTTTACGAATACGAGTTTATTGGTATATTAGAGCATCAGGGGCAGTCAGCAATGAGTGGCCACTATACCGCATCTTTGAAggattttcaatatttgagCGATATTGAAGCTAGTAATAGAGATGCCCCACTTAAGCTTGCAGAACCAAAATTAGAGGTTTTGGAACCAAAAACTCTTTTAACACCGAATCTTGGGGAGGAGGCTGTTGTTAAAAAGAAGCGGGGTAGGAAGCCAAATAGCCTTAAAAAACTGGAGGCTTTGCCAGTAAAGCCTCAAGGCGAGGATTCAAAGAGATCTAAGCCCGAAAGTGAAGCTTTTTCTGCCTCTCCGTCCTTAGACTTGATTAACAGGTACAGAATCGCTCAGCTTATTATCCAACAGcaacaacagcaacaacaacaacaacagcaacaacaacagcagcaacaacaacagcaacaacaacagcaacaaCAACAGCAGCAACAACAACTCCAACAACAACAATTCGAACAGCAACGGCAACTccaacaacaacaacaactcCAACAGCAACAGCAACAACAGCAACATCTCCAGCAAcaacaacagcaacaacaacaacagcaacaacaacaacgccatcaacaacaacagcaacaacaacaacagcaacaactccaacaacagcaacaactccaacaacagcaacaactccaacaacagcaacaaCAACTTCTACAACTCCAACAGCAACAAAAAAACTACATGCTTGGAGGGACGATAAATGCAGGGATAGGAGGAGCAGGTTTTAATATGGGGGTTGCTGAGCATTCCTCTGTAGAAAAGAACGGAAGCATAAGCGAGACACCCATAATACATTCAGTTGCTACTCCGGAAACTCCTATGACGGCCTTGAATCAGGCATCTCCAATTTCTCTCACGCCATTGGCTCCTCTTGGAGTTTTGAATCCTATTCCACAATTTGGTGTAGGGTTGTCTCCTTTAAATGGATTTTCTGGCCTAAGTTCTCCTTTAGTTCAACACCAATTACAGTTGCAGAATCTATATAACTTGATTTACTGTAATAAACAGGGACATCTGCAATCACATTTGATTCCAAGTTCAGGGGCTGGGAATGGAAACTTcacaaatattgaagaagtTAACCATTTGGTTAGTAGGGAGATAACAAATGAAGGGCATAAAACCAAATCTATAGATGAATCCTCTGATGATTCAACCCTAGTAAAGTCCTCTCTGGGATCTACTGCAACAATAACTCCATCGAAGATCCAAGAATCTCAAGGATCGTCAAACATCTCAACCACTCCGAATTTAGGGAACGaaccaaatatttttggtaGCTGCAATGGTAGCAATAACAACGCAATGCTCAGCCAGTACATCCAATACTTGCAGTTCATTCAGGGCCAACAAGTCTTGGAAGCCAACAAAAACCTTATATTAGGCTCTCTATTAAACCAAGGAAATGGTCAGCAGAATCAAATccaaaatcaaattcagAACCAACTCCAGCTCCAAAAACATCAGGAACAGATGAGATTACAACAACATTTTGTAGGCAGACAACCCGGAAATGACTCATCCTTGTTGGATAAAGGACAACAAACTCAAACTCGTTTTCCTCTAATCAACTTTCAAAACTCTGAAGAAAAAGGTCTTAAGGGAGGAGGAGCACCAGCTAACCAAAATTCCAAACTGAAATTACCTTCCCAAAAGCTTGACTCTAAATTAGACTCCAGCACAACTGAACAATGTAACCATTCCAAAAAAAGATGGAAATGGGTACATTTTGATGATAGCGAAGTTCAGGAATGGACTCCCAAGTTTTCCCTCTGCAATAACTCTAATATCAATCGAATGGTCACTAGAACTGGGTATATGCTCAtttataaaagaaaagattgGGCGCCACGACAACCCACATGCAATACCGGTATTACGAATGCATGCACTGATGTGGACACAAATATGGGTTTGGTGCCAGGAATGTCATTAGGCGGGGAGTTGGGTGTGAAAGAGTGcgaaaagaatttaattttgaagaagtTGAGTGTTTTGAACTTGAGGAAGCAGAATGTGacatttttaaagaatgtTATATTAAGACCTTCTATAGATAGATGGCGAGAAGAGTGGACTAAAAGACTTGAGGCATCAAAGGATGATGACAATGAGCTAGTtaagaattatttgtttggTGGGTTTTTGGCAATACCCAATGATTGGTGGATGTGCTATGTTCACGGAGATGACTTAGAGAAGATTTTGTGTCATAACTCTGGTgaattcatcaaattttGGAGCTATGAGAATTTATATTGCAAACATTCTGTAGTTGAAGGAGGAAAGCAAGGAAAACATGAGGAAGCAGAAGGTAGTAAATTTTTAGACCCATTTTTGTTCTGGGAGGGACGGGTGAAGTTGTTTCCTCCTGAACTTCTTAGCGCTTTGGTTGAATGTATCTCCAAGGAAAACTCTCTGCTTAGAGAGTATTATTCTTTGGATGATGGGTACGTAACCAATGACTCAGTTAAACAGGAAAATTCCAAGAAAGCAGAtacttttaattttgattctGAAACTCAAGTTGAATGTTTGAATTTGAGCAAGAGTATGTGCTTAAAATGCGTGGAAAGCTTATATGGAATtctaaatatttctttaaagcAGTCAAGAATTATTTACGAGATTATGAGGACTGACATTACTAATGAGAGCGAGGTCTGCTTGACCAGCACTAGGATGTTTAATAGCTTGATAGCAAAGTTTGACTTGAAGCATAAAAATCCTGTGCAAATGTTTCAAAGGAAACAAAGCCAACTTAATGATAAGTTTGGGATAGTTAGTCAGAACGAGAGCTCCACAATAGATTTTGATTATAACTGGAGATCAATTTTTACTGATATTAAAAGAGATATTCAGAGAAATGGAAATACAAGTGAACAGATGCTTCTTCAACTTCATAATGCATCTGATTCACATTCTTTTCAAGCTGCAAGTATTGAAAATGGATTATATAAATCAACTAATAGAGTGCAGGATTGGTCAAAAGATATTGCATTAGGTTCGGCAAAATGTCCACATGGATCATATGTGAGATCAAAAGTTTCTGGTAAGACAGTGATTTTGATTCCTCTGAGGTTGCTAGAGGAGTTTATGTCATTGGAGGAGCAGAGGAGTAGAAAGATAACTTCctttgtattatttaataaagtcAAAAAGGACAAAGAGGAGATTATTGCCAGTATTTacaagaaatatttgagaTACAAGTGCAGTAACAAGCTACTTCCGTGCAAACATTGTACAACGCCGTAA
- a CDS encoding hypothetical protein (similar to MED6, RNA polymerase II transcriptional regulation mediator): IFKENLGSTLSKFLVRIIHHFSGLYYSLLRSLCILAKKFEFILFHIFSASEGFEYRITYINEEGLGNVPQPPGSTWNTPNQFGIFIIQKFFIEFQREIPLNIYYILSGTIYEAPTLSNVFLHRTAEAFLSMEKIFDTLSEMSRFSLYEGYTWDNLEVTSKINSDIENADSKNTNSGEEESLGTFLLFLFCVFVKLNYFN; the protein is encoded by the coding sequence atattcaaagaaaacTTGGGAAGCACACTGAGTAAGTTTCTTGTAAGAATAATACACCATTTTTCTGGCCTGTATTATTCATTACTACGATCTTTATGTATTCTtgcaaaaaaatttgaattcatcCTATTCCATATTTTTAGTGCTTCCGAAGGATTTGAATATAGAATAACTTATATTAACGAAGAAGGTCTTGGAAATGTTCCGCAACCTCCTGGATCTACTTGGAACACTCCTAACCAATTCGGAATTTTCATAATCCAAAAGTTTTTCATTGAGTTCCAACGTGAAATCCCTCTCAATATCTACTATATATTATCAGGTACAATTTATGAAGCTCCAACTCTTAGTAATGTCTTCCTTCACAGAACAGCAGAAGCCTTTCTTAGTatggaaaaaatatttgatacATTGAGTGAAATGTCAAGATTCAGTCTTTATGAAGGATATACCTGGGACAATCTTGAAGTAACCTCAAAAATTAACTCTGATATAGAAAATGctgattcaaaaaatacCAATAGTGGTGAGGAAGAAAGCTTGGGTAcgtttcttctttttctattttgCGTTTTTGTTAAACtaaattactttaattaa
- a CDS encoding Cdc2-like CDK2/CDC28 like protein kinase, whose protein sequence is LMEKYQKLEKVGEGTYGVVYKAKDSQGRIVALKRIRLDAEDEGIPSTAIREISLLKELHHPNIVSLIDVIHSERCLTLVFEFMEKDLKKVLDENKTGLQDSQIKIYLYQLLRGVAHCHQHRILHRDLKPQNLLINSDGALKLADFGLARAFGIPVRSYTHEVVTLWYRAPDVLMGSKKYSTSVDIWSIGCIFAEMITGKPLFPGVTDDDQLPKIFSILGTPNPREWPQVQELPLWKQRTFQVFEKKPWSSIIPGFCQEGIDLLSNMLCFDPNKRISARDAMNHPYFKDLDPQIMI, encoded by the coding sequence TTAATGGAAAAGTATCAGAAACTGGAAAAGGTTGGAGAGGGGACTTACGGGGTGGTTTACAAAGCCAAGGATAGTCAGGGCCGAATTGTAGCGTTGAAAAGAATTCGATTGGACGCTGAAGATGAGGGAATTCCTTCCACAGCAATTCGTGAAATATCACTATTAAAGGAGCTTCACCACCCCAACATTGTGAGCTTAATAGATGTTATCCACTCTGAGAGATGTTTAACTTTAGTTTTTGAGTTCATGGAAAAGGACTTGAAAAAAGTACTGGATGAGAACAAGACAGGATTACAGGATAGTcagataaaaatatatttatatcagCTTTTGAGGGGAGTTGCTCATTGTCATCAACATCGGATATTACATAGGGATTTGAAACCACAAAACCTCTTGATTAATAGTGATGGGGCACTTAAGCTGGCTGATTTTGGACTTGCAAGGGCATTTGGGATACCTGTTAGAAGTTATACTCATGAGGTTGTAACTCTTTGGTATAGAGCTCCCGATGTATTGATGGGCAGCAAAAAGTACTCGACTTCTGTTGATATTTGGAGTATTGGTTGTATTTTTGCTGAGATGATTACAGGAAAGCCTCTTTTCCCTGGTGTAACAGACGATGATCAGCTTCCGAagatattttcaattttaggAACTCCGAATCCTCGTGAATGGCCACAAGTTCAGGAATTGCCTTTATGGAAACAGAGAACTTTTCAGGTCTTTGAAAAGAAGCCTTGGAGTTCAATAATTCCTGGATTTTGTCAAGAGGGAATTGATTTGCTCTCTAATATGCTTTGCTTTGATCCAAATAAGAGAATTTCCGCAAGAGATGCTATGAATCATCCATACTTTAAAGATTTGGATCctcaaataatgatttga